Proteins found in one uncultured Campylobacter sp. genomic segment:
- a CDS encoding MOSC domain-containing protein, whose translation MPVLKALLTGQPHAYGDERATQPLKRRWQTAIFKQARAGEVRANELGFEGDAVADTLHHGGEEKAIFANSLQNYAAWERFLGLKNLAYGAMGENLTISGLHEQNVCIGDVHRIGSLVLQVSQPRKPCYKLSMRWGNAEMTAEIARSGLTGWYYRVLEAGSCRAGDEIYVVERDPAMMSVMELNRLFYGERINEGLLAKFNRLTTLKPKWREDMRRKLEGSYDDGFMRL comes from the coding sequence ATGCCCGTTTTAAAGGCATTGCTGACCGGGCAACCGCACGCTTACGGCGACGAGCGCGCCACGCAGCCTCTAAAAAGGCGCTGGCAGACGGCGATATTCAAGCAAGCTAGAGCGGGTGAAGTGCGCGCGAATGAGCTTGGATTCGAGGGCGACGCGGTAGCCGACACGCTGCATCACGGCGGAGAGGAAAAGGCAATTTTTGCCAACTCGCTGCAAAATTACGCCGCGTGGGAGAGGTTTTTGGGGCTTAAAAATCTAGCCTACGGCGCAATGGGCGAAAACCTCACGATCAGCGGACTACACGAGCAAAACGTATGCATCGGCGATGTGCACCGCATAGGCTCGCTGGTACTGCAAGTAAGCCAGCCGCGCAAGCCCTGCTACAAGCTCTCGATGCGCTGGGGCAACGCGGAGATGACGGCGGAGATCGCGCGCAGCGGACTTACCGGCTGGTACTACCGCGTGCTAGAGGCGGGCTCGTGCCGCGCGGGCGACGAGATCTACGTCGTAGAGCGCGACCCCGCTATGATGAGCGTGATGGAGCTCAACCGTCTATTTTACGGCGAGCGTATCAATGAAGGGCTGTTAGCAAAATTTAACCGGCTTACGACGCTTAAGCCAAAATGGCGCGAGGACATGCGCCGCAAGCTAGAGGGCAGCTACGACGACGGCTTTATGCGGTTATGA
- a CDS encoding sodium:alanine symporter family protein, whose amino-acid sequence MQNFLDKLTATIDAINSFLWGPYFLIALLCGTGAYFTVRLHLVQIFKFKMGARKLFGNFSLHGAAAGKSGMSSFQAVATAIAAQVGTGNLVGASTALVMGGPGAIFWMWCAAFLGMATNFAEICLAQIYRTKDNSGHMIGGPAFYISRGLKSPFAKPLAAFFALAIIFALGFMGNMVQANSISDGFSGAFGIPKWVSGAALALICCVIFFGGVKAIARVAEKVVPLMAICYVLVGLVIIGSNFDKIPSVIALIFKAAFDPSAAWGGATGATIATAMRYGIARGLFSNEAGMGSTPHAHAAANVKHPVDQAVLGIMGVFVDTFIVLNITVFVVLSTDVVTFENGKAVFSGISLVQEAFGSQILGRSGGYGFVAICLFFFAFTTILGWYYFAEINVRYLLGAKFVKLLQILVVAFVFIGSVQKIDLVWGLADMFNGLMVIPNLIAIILLSPVVVRLLSDFNDGKSYDANDYK is encoded by the coding sequence ATGCAAAATTTTCTCGACAAACTCACTGCCACAATTGACGCAATCAACTCCTTTTTGTGGGGTCCGTACTTTCTAATCGCCCTACTTTGCGGTACCGGCGCGTATTTTACGGTGCGCTTGCACCTGGTGCAGATTTTTAAATTTAAAATGGGCGCGCGCAAGCTTTTCGGCAACTTCTCTCTGCACGGCGCGGCTGCGGGCAAAAGCGGCATGAGCTCGTTCCAAGCCGTCGCCACGGCGATCGCCGCGCAGGTCGGTACGGGCAACCTCGTCGGCGCCAGCACCGCGTTAGTGATGGGCGGGCCGGGCGCGATATTTTGGATGTGGTGCGCGGCGTTTTTAGGCATGGCGACGAATTTTGCCGAGATCTGCCTAGCTCAAATTTACCGTACCAAGGACAATAGCGGACATATGATCGGAGGGCCCGCGTTTTACATCAGCCGCGGACTTAAAAGCCCCTTTGCCAAGCCTTTAGCGGCGTTTTTTGCGCTAGCCATCATCTTTGCTTTGGGCTTCATGGGTAATATGGTGCAGGCAAACTCCATCTCAGACGGCTTTAGCGGCGCATTTGGAATCCCAAAGTGGGTGAGCGGCGCAGCCTTAGCACTCATCTGCTGCGTCATCTTTTTCGGCGGCGTCAAAGCGATCGCGCGCGTAGCCGAAAAGGTCGTGCCGCTAATGGCGATCTGCTACGTGCTGGTGGGTCTCGTCATCATCGGCTCAAATTTCGATAAAATTCCATCCGTCATCGCGCTGATATTCAAAGCCGCGTTCGATCCATCCGCTGCCTGGGGCGGCGCTACGGGCGCTACGATCGCTACTGCGATGAGATACGGCATCGCGCGCGGGCTCTTTTCAAACGAAGCGGGCATGGGCTCGACGCCGCACGCACACGCCGCAGCGAACGTCAAACACCCCGTAGATCAAGCCGTGCTCGGCATAATGGGCGTTTTCGTCGATACCTTTATCGTGCTTAACATCACCGTTTTTGTGGTGCTTAGCACTGACGTAGTCACCTTCGAAAACGGCAAGGCGGTATTTTCGGGCATCTCGCTGGTGCAAGAAGCCTTCGGATCGCAAATTTTGGGTCGTAGCGGCGGCTACGGCTTCGTGGCGATCTGCCTGTTTTTCTTCGCATTTACTACGATTTTGGGCTGGTATTATTTCGCCGAAATCAACGTGCGATACCTCCTAGGCGCAAAATTCGTCAAGCTCTTGCAAATTTTAGTCGTCGCATTCGTATTCATAGGAAGCGTGCAAAAGATCGACCTAGTCTGGGGGCTAGCCGATATGTTTAACGGACTGATGGTGATCCCCAACTTAATCGCGATCATCCTACTTAGCCCCGTCGTCGTGCGGCTTTTGAGCGACTTTAACGACGGCAAAAGCTACGACGCGAACGACTACAAATAA
- a CDS encoding class I SAM-dependent methyltransferase produces the protein MQKLNFKDNVSETLLINVYMRHLDFKDKDPILNDPFSSAVVEQIDYDFAKFDDARLSKTGTVIRAKFFDDETLRLAKEFDRPIIVQLGAGLDTRPLRLQSALPSALFYDLDLPDVIAVRDALLPKAKNNFSLPYSMLDPSWMDELVAKHGSAGYIFILEGVSMYFEKEEFKKFFIALAQKFRGYVLSDFMSDFSVKKFDSKRHDAMKHMQNAPFKMGIGGGAEVQGWDSAHIRFVREAAMLKMYKSHWSLKGRLFSLIPAFCNACKMFVFKIGGDE, from the coding sequence ATGCAAAAGTTAAATTTTAAAGATAACGTCTCCGAAACGCTGCTGATCAACGTCTATATGCGCCACTTGGATTTCAAAGACAAGGATCCGATTCTAAACGATCCCTTTTCAAGCGCCGTCGTAGAGCAGATCGATTATGATTTTGCAAAATTCGACGACGCGCGCCTTAGCAAAACGGGCACGGTGATCCGCGCGAAATTTTTTGACGACGAGACGCTGCGGCTAGCTAAAGAATTTGATCGCCCTATCATCGTGCAGCTCGGCGCCGGGCTCGACACCCGCCCGCTTAGGCTCCAGAGCGCCCTACCGAGCGCCCTATTTTACGACCTCGATCTGCCCGACGTCATCGCCGTGCGCGACGCACTACTGCCCAAAGCAAAGAATAACTTCAGTCTGCCCTACTCGATGCTGGATCCCTCGTGGATGGACGAGCTAGTCGCAAAGCACGGCAGCGCGGGCTACATCTTCATCTTAGAGGGCGTGAGTATGTATTTTGAGAAAGAGGAATTTAAGAAATTTTTTATCGCGCTTGCACAAAAATTCCGCGGCTACGTGCTGAGCGACTTCATGAGCGATTTTTCGGTAAAGAAATTCGATAGCAAGCGCCACGACGCGATGAAACATATGCAAAACGCACCCTTTAAAATGGGCATCGGCGGCGGCGCGGAGGTGCAGGGCTGGGATAGCGCGCATATCAGATTCGTCAGGGAGGCCGCGATGCTAAAAATGTATAAAAGCCACTGGAGCCTCAAAGGGCGCCTATTTAGCCTGATTCCCGCCTTTTGCAATGCGTGCAAGATGTTCGTTTTCAAAATCGGCGGTGATGAATAA
- a CDS encoding Crp/Fnr family transcriptional regulator: protein MEKSRLGLLQTEAIATLSDEELAMFEHQVIKKGYVFYSEAPKVFIFKSGQAKLSFFEDGEEFIINYLNKDNITILNEICALEFLEDSEIYTIDASGLGEILANRSFCEAYIKILTEIILLQRKITRSILFENAKGRIASFLIELANEQNFHQNGYKYVFLPFSLKVLSSFVGLKRQSASTAFNELVKDNVIQKISQHEFLILDYDRLLSYCV from the coding sequence ATGGAAAAATCGCGGCTGGGACTACTGCAAACCGAGGCTATCGCCACGCTTAGCGACGAGGAGCTTGCAATGTTCGAGCACCAAGTCATCAAAAAAGGCTATGTTTTTTATAGCGAGGCGCCTAAAGTTTTTATTTTTAAAAGCGGACAGGCGAAGCTTTCGTTTTTTGAAGACGGCGAGGAATTCATCATCAACTACCTAAACAAGGACAATATCACTATTCTTAATGAAATTTGCGCGCTTGAGTTTTTAGAGGACAGCGAGATTTACACGATCGATGCGAGCGGACTAGGGGAGATCTTGGCAAATCGCAGCTTTTGCGAGGCATATATAAAAATTTTAACAGAGATAATTCTGCTGCAGCGCAAAATCACACGCTCTATACTTTTTGAAAATGCAAAAGGGCGCATCGCGAGCTTTTTGATCGAGCTTGCAAACGAGCAGAATTTTCATCAAAATGGCTACAAATACGTCTTTTTACCCTTTTCGCTAAAGGTGCTTTCATCCTTCGTAGGGCTCAAGCGTCAAAGCGCGAGTACCGCGTTTAACGAGCTTGTAAAAGATAACGTAATTCAAAAAATCAGTCAGCACGAGTTTTTGATCCTAGACTACGACAGATTGCTTAGCTACTGTGTTTAA
- a CDS encoding formate/nitrite transporter family protein yields MLNPAETAQAVSSSMQHKAHTPLISIIFLAIMAGAAIAMGDIFWAHSTVGMAEKQSIGLSNFIGGITFSCGLMMVVFYGGHLFTSSVLTGVPAADGKLPLGKTIGYWAIVWCFNFVGGALIAYMYYYSGLPLKYDGYILQHFIPAAAGKINAPFHELFIRGIFCNVFVCMSIWTATSESNLSGKFFAIMWMIGAFVACSMEHCVANMFILTEGIIAKGHYLAAAGGDVNALASSLHGVTAAQIDSINWGNFIVKNMIPVTLGNICGGLFLVGLVGFMVNKYDTKKKD; encoded by the coding sequence ATGTTAAATCCTGCAGAAACCGCACAAGCGGTATCTAGTTCGATGCAACACAAAGCGCATACCCCGCTAATTAGCATAATTTTTCTAGCTATAATGGCGGGCGCTGCAATCGCTATGGGCGATATTTTCTGGGCTCACTCGACCGTCGGAATGGCTGAAAAGCAATCTATTGGCTTATCGAATTTCATCGGAGGTATTACCTTTAGCTGCGGTCTGATGATGGTGGTTTTTTACGGTGGGCATCTATTTACCAGCTCTGTTTTAACGGGTGTGCCTGCTGCCGATGGCAAATTACCGCTAGGTAAAACTATCGGCTATTGGGCTATCGTTTGGTGCTTTAACTTCGTAGGCGGCGCGTTAATCGCGTATATGTATTATTACTCAGGACTTCCGCTTAAATATGACGGTTACATCTTGCAGCACTTCATTCCTGCAGCAGCAGGCAAAATAAACGCGCCTTTTCATGAGCTATTCATCCGCGGAATTTTTTGTAACGTGTTTGTATGTATGTCTATCTGGACTGCAACCAGCGAGAGCAATCTATCGGGTAAATTCTTTGCAATTATGTGGATGATCGGCGCATTCGTAGCTTGCTCGATGGAACACTGCGTGGCAAATATGTTTATCCTAACTGAAGGTATCATCGCTAAAGGCCACTATTTAGCAGCTGCTGGTGGCGATGTAAATGCTCTTGCAAGCTCGCTTCACGGTGTAACGGCGGCTCAAATAGATTCAATAAACTGGGGAAATTTCATCGTTAAAAATATGATCCCGGTTACGCTAGGCAACATCTGCGGCGGTCTATTTTTAGTAGGCTTGGTCGGATTTATGGTCAATAAATACGATACGAAAAAGAAAGACTAA
- a CDS encoding hydrogenase 3 maturation endopeptidase HyCI, translated as MRKALLCIGNPLRGDDDVGNETGRIVEANLKDWRVFYGQDVPENEFAALREFAPEILIVVDAMSGFDEDKIEFFDLSNDRDYIYSTHNLPTPVLLSYLRKICPKTLFLGISVLLDNVLDFKEGLSESAKKSAQKAYERILEIDSNLNEEE; from the coding sequence ATGCGAAAGGCGTTGCTTTGTATCGGCAATCCCCTTCGCGGTGACGACGACGTGGGCAATGAAACAGGGCGAATAGTCGAGGCGAACCTAAAGGACTGGCGCGTTTTTTACGGGCAGGATGTGCCCGAAAACGAATTTGCAGCCCTTAGGGAATTCGCCCCTGAAATTCTAATCGTAGTAGATGCAATGAGCGGCTTTGATGAGGATAAGATAGAATTCTTTGATCTTAGTAATGATCGCGACTACATATACTCGACGCATAACCTACCTACGCCGGTGCTTCTAAGCTATCTGCGCAAAATTTGCCCAAAGACGCTGTTTTTGGGCATTAGCGTGTTGCTCGATAACGTCCTTGATTTTAAAGAAGGGCTAAGCGAGAGCGCAAAAAAAAGCGCGCAAAAAGCTTATGAGCGTATCTTAGAAATTGATTCAAATTTAAATGAGGAGGAGTAA
- a CDS encoding formate hydrogenlyase maturation HycH family protein, whose protein sequence is MIEVFKLTKRHMDENENLPKELKDIKVFSTCVGHGVGTIDFSEKVLEIDDEEFKRIIENSGDYVKFKIGNLSKYFEIEIFAEHAAKLIPQLCECELKDLLKNMREGYFVLRKDF, encoded by the coding sequence ATGATTGAGGTTTTTAAGCTTACAAAGCGGCATATGGACGAAAACGAAAATTTACCTAAAGAGCTAAAGGATATCAAGGTTTTTTCCACCTGCGTCGGTCATGGCGTAGGTACGATCGATTTTAGCGAAAAGGTGCTTGAGATAGACGATGAAGAATTTAAACGCATCATCGAGAACTCGGGCGACTATGTTAAATTTAAGATCGGTAACCTAAGCAAGTATTTCGAGATTGAAATTTTTGCCGAGCACGCAGCCAAGCTAATCCCTCAGCTTTGCGAATGTGAGCTTAAAGATCTGCTAAAAAATATGCGCGAAGGATACTTCGTGCTAAGGAAGGATTTTTGA
- a CDS encoding NADH-quinone oxidoreductase subunit B family protein codes for MSLYQVPENIKNANDLTAKLELLKNIKRSFSVYRIDCGSCNGCEIEIFASITPMWDPERFGFKLVANPRHADILVCTGPVTRQMYYPLLRAYEAAPDPKIVVALGACGSTGGIFHDAYSVWSGIDKIVPVDVYIPGCPPHPASIIYGLGMALGIIDQKLQKKSYEQDSTLPPPVKSSVIGDILFERDLQAEAKRLMSYIFGRVLFAKYMDAIKTSSDVHDPKASREALLNAIHTEEDPRYAECMALLHNDVYLKYARAAEEFKIDPQKEVWSKR; via the coding sequence ATGAGTTTGTATCAAGTCCCCGAAAATATTAAAAACGCAAACGATCTAACCGCAAAATTGGAGCTTTTGAAAAATATCAAACGAAGCTTCAGCGTTTATCGTATCGACTGCGGAAGTTGCAACGGCTGTGAAATCGAAATTTTTGCTTCTATCACGCCGATGTGGGATCCGGAGCGCTTCGGATTTAAACTCGTAGCTAACCCTCGCCACGCAGATATCTTAGTCTGCACCGGTCCGGTTACTCGACAGATGTATTATCCGCTGCTCCGCGCTTATGAGGCTGCGCCTGATCCAAAGATCGTAGTAGCTCTCGGAGCCTGCGGAAGCACTGGTGGAATTTTTCATGACGCATATAGCGTATGGAGTGGCATCGATAAGATTGTACCGGTAGATGTTTATATCCCCGGCTGCCCTCCGCATCCTGCTAGCATCATCTATGGTCTTGGCATGGCGCTTGGCATCATCGATCAAAAGCTTCAAAAGAAGAGCTACGAGCAAGATAGCACTCTTCCGCCACCGGTTAAGAGTTCAGTTATCGGCGATATTTTATTCGAGCGCGACTTGCAAGCCGAGGCAAAAAGGCTGATGAGCTATATTTTTGGAAGAGTTCTATTCGCAAAATATATGGATGCGATCAAAACCTCATCTGACGTTCACGATCCAAAAGCTTCTCGCGAGGCTCTACTTAACGCTATCCACACCGAAGAGGATCCTAGATACGCGGAGTGCATGGCGCTATTACACAACGACGTGTATCTAAAATATGCCCGCGCTGCGGAGGAATTTAAAATCGATCCGCAAAAAGAGGTCTGGAGTAAACGATGA
- a CDS encoding formate hydrogenlyase complex iron-sulfur subunit — MMKLFDITEKYGKATYAYPFEPYIVPENFRGQPEYTYELCIGCAACGIACPSNAIELKMNEAQTKLIWEFDCGRCIFCGRCDEVCPTGAVRLGNSFELAVKFDKSALIQHGELEMEKCSCCGKPMTPKRLINYTLEKLSTANLLPGRLEEAKKYLYICPECKKAQAVERVTKGIEEAIK; from the coding sequence ATGATGAAATTATTCGACATTACCGAAAAATATGGTAAGGCGACCTATGCTTATCCGTTTGAGCCATACATCGTGCCCGAGAATTTTCGCGGGCAACCTGAATACACCTATGAGCTTTGCATAGGCTGTGCTGCATGCGGTATCGCCTGCCCATCCAATGCGATCGAGCTTAAGATGAATGAAGCTCAAACCAAATTAATTTGGGAATTTGACTGTGGGCGCTGCATATTTTGCGGTCGCTGCGACGAGGTATGCCCTACGGGAGCGGTAAGGCTAGGCAATAGCTTTGAGCTAGCGGTAAAATTTGATAAAAGCGCGCTTATCCAACACGGCGAGCTTGAGATGGAGAAATGCAGCTGCTGCGGCAAGCCGATGACCCCAAAAAGGCTCATCAATTACACGCTAGAAAAGTTAAGTACTGCAAATTTGCTCCCAGGCAGATTAGAAGAAGCTAAAAAATATCTCTATATCTGTCCTGAATGCAAAAAAGCTCAAGCGGTCGAAAGAGTGACCAAAGGTATAGAGGAGGCAATAAAATGA
- a CDS encoding hydrogenase large subunit produces the protein MRGDKFIEILKTKVKVLEVTRQAEDQITVLVDRNDLPLAVKTLYYDIGGFISTMIPNDERELNGNFALYYAISMEGGKMTEAEDFAAEDKCFITVRTLIPGSDPTFPSVTPLVPACVWYEREAFDMFGLIAEGLPDKRRLVLSDDWPDGLHPLRKDAMDYRYRPDPVDHKDEPNAEFLFPSGDGVVDVPLGPLHVTSDEPGHFRLFCDGDEIIDADYRLFYQHRGMEKLAENRMNYDQMGYLAERVCGICGYAHAIACIEAAEKAIKLEIPLRAQAIRVICLEIERLHSHLLNIGLACEVTGNYNAFMHIFRVREYSMELAQLVTGGRKTYGNVIMGGLRRDMTDNEIRKSIEIINKLDVQISEIWDAVMEDKRQIGRWKGVGVLDRKVARDFSPVGPNMRASGFKRDNRYDHPYDFFNKIEFEVAVEHGGDVFSREVVRYKELKQSIHIIRQCLHQMPQTPIMIDPQTMIRPENYALGHDEAPRGENVHWIMQGNAQKVYRWRCRAATYNNWPSLRFQFRGNNISDAALIVCSMDPCYSCTERVTLVDINSGKSKILTEKDLKKFCQDGKVSKKDLR, from the coding sequence ATGAGAGGCGATAAATTTATAGAAATTTTAAAGACCAAAGTCAAGGTCTTAGAAGTTACCCGCCAAGCCGAGGATCAAATCACCGTTTTAGTGGATAGAAATGATCTGCCGCTTGCGGTTAAGACGCTATATTATGACATCGGCGGTTTTATCAGCACGATGATCCCTAACGATGAGCGCGAGCTAAACGGAAATTTCGCGCTTTATTATGCGATATCTATGGAAGGTGGAAAGATGACCGAAGCGGAGGATTTCGCCGCAGAGGATAAATGCTTCATCACCGTTAGGACGCTAATTCCTGGATCGGATCCTACATTCCCGTCGGTTACTCCTTTAGTGCCTGCTTGCGTATGGTACGAAAGAGAAGCCTTCGATATGTTCGGTTTAATCGCTGAGGGTTTGCCTGATAAACGCCGTTTAGTGCTAAGCGACGATTGGCCGGATGGGCTTCATCCACTTCGCAAAGATGCGATGGACTATCGCTATAGGCCCGATCCTGTAGATCATAAAGACGAGCCTAATGCAGAGTTTTTATTTCCTAGCGGCGACGGCGTAGTAGATGTTCCGCTTGGACCTCTTCACGTAACGAGCGATGAGCCGGGACACTTTAGACTATTTTGCGACGGCGATGAGATTATTGATGCGGACTACCGCTTGTTTTATCAGCACCGCGGTATGGAGAAGCTAGCTGAAAACCGAATGAATTACGATCAGATGGGCTATTTAGCAGAGCGCGTCTGCGGAATTTGCGGCTACGCTCACGCGATTGCATGTATTGAAGCAGCGGAGAAAGCCATCAAGCTTGAAATTCCGCTTCGTGCGCAAGCCATCCGCGTCATCTGCCTTGAGATCGAGCGCCTTCACAGCCATCTTTTAAATATCGGTCTAGCCTGCGAGGTAACGGGTAACTATAACGCCTTTATGCATATCTTTAGGGTGCGCGAATACTCCATGGAGCTAGCTCAGCTCGTAACCGGCGGCCGCAAGACCTACGGCAATGTCATTATGGGCGGACTTCGCCGCGATATGACCGACAATGAAATTCGCAAGAGCATCGAGATCATTAATAAACTTGACGTTCAAATTTCTGAAATTTGGGACGCCGTTATGGAGGATAAACGCCAAATCGGTCGCTGGAAAGGTGTGGGCGTATTAGATCGCAAAGTGGCGCGCGATTTCAGCCCGGTAGGTCCGAATATGAGAGCTTCCGGTTTTAAACGCGACAACCGCTACGATCACCCTTATGATTTCTTCAACAAGATAGAATTCGAAGTAGCCGTAGAGCACGGTGGCGATGTATTCAGCCGCGAAGTCGTAAGATATAAAGAGCTTAAACAATCGATCCACATCATCAGGCAGTGCTTGCATCAAATGCCGCAAACTCCGATAATGATCGATCCACAGACTATGATCAGACCGGAAAACTACGCTTTAGGTCACGACGAAGCACCACGCGGCGAAAACGTCCACTGGATCATGCAAGGAAACGCTCAGAAGGTTTACCGCTGGAGATGTCGCGCCGCTACGTATAACAACTGGCCGAGCTTGCGATTTCAATTCCGCGGAAATAACATCTCCGATGCGGCGCTAATCGTATGCTCGATGGATCCGTGCTACTCATGCACCGAGCGCGTAACTTTAGTCGATATTAATAGCGGAAAGAGTAAAATTCTAACCGAAAAAGACCTTAAGAAATTTTGCCAAGACGGCAAGGTTAGCAAAAAGGATTTAAGATGA
- a CDS encoding hydrogenase 4 subunit F, which yields MNSLAFILIFPLLGALILFLCPKNFKLLSTLHVLISAVTSAGLLCNVGKLLSGNAEAFYAYDKFLFLDSLGCVFLVLIAVTGFLVNLYSTTYMKWEIQGGHLDLSDLRKYYALCHVFVFTMTLSVICNNVAFMWAAVEATTLASVFLVAIHKDKKSTESGYKYIVICSIGLAFALYATVLLYAATFKITGDGEASMLWTSIMDNAKNLNGDAAKLIFIFALIGFGTKAGLAPTHTWLPDVHAEGPAPISALLSGVLLKCAMLAIFRYYAITAQAVGFDFVQSVMLISGTITLFIAGIFLVRQHDVKRMFAYHSVVHMGVIAFALGIGGYFGLLAAIFHCLAHSFTKALAFCSTGNIARIYGHKDMTRMGGMVKIAPLTTIMFGAAVCSLVGVPAFAIFVSEFNVFKGAIASGQYIAVALFAIALVIIFIADFAHFNLASFGTPKGEVVYAKEMSLFENLPLILLCALVIIFGVWHVGDFWMLVENGVRIMMRG from the coding sequence ATGAATAGTTTAGCTTTTATATTAATTTTTCCGTTGCTCGGAGCGCTGATATTATTCTTATGCCCTAAGAATTTCAAGCTCCTAAGCACGCTACACGTTTTGATTTCTGCGGTTACATCCGCAGGGCTACTCTGTAACGTAGGCAAGCTTCTAAGCGGCAATGCCGAGGCGTTTTACGCATACGATAAATTTCTATTCCTAGATAGCCTAGGCTGCGTATTTTTAGTACTAATCGCCGTAACGGGCTTTTTGGTAAATTTATACTCTACCACCTATATGAAATGGGAGATACAGGGCGGTCATTTAGATCTTAGCGATCTTAGAAAATACTATGCGCTCTGCCACGTTTTCGTTTTTACGATGACGCTTAGCGTTATCTGTAACAACGTCGCGTTTATGTGGGCTGCAGTAGAGGCTACTACGTTAGCATCGGTATTTTTGGTCGCTATTCATAAAGACAAAAAATCTACCGAGAGCGGTTACAAATATATCGTTATATGCTCGATCGGCTTAGCGTTTGCGCTTTATGCTACCGTTTTACTATATGCGGCTACATTCAAAATCACAGGCGACGGCGAGGCTTCGATGCTTTGGACGAGCATTATGGATAATGCCAAAAATTTAAACGGCGATGCTGCTAAGCTTATCTTTATATTTGCTCTAATTGGCTTTGGAACCAAAGCAGGACTTGCTCCTACTCACACTTGGCTTCCTGATGTTCACGCAGAAGGTCCGGCTCCGATTTCAGCCTTGCTTTCGGGTGTGCTTTTAAAATGTGCGATGCTAGCGATATTTAGATATTACGCTATCACAGCTCAAGCTGTAGGCTTTGACTTCGTTCAATCCGTGATGTTAATTTCCGGTACGATCACGCTATTTATAGCAGGAATTTTCCTTGTTCGTCAGCACGACGTAAAGAGGATGTTTGCTTACCACTCGGTCGTTCATATGGGTGTTATTGCATTTGCGCTAGGTATCGGCGGATATTTTGGCTTGCTTGCCGCAATCTTTCACTGCTTAGCTCACAGCTTTACCAAGGCTCTTGCATTCTGCTCTACTGGCAATATTGCTAGAATTTATGGTCACAAAGATATGACTAGAATGGGTGGTATGGTAAAAATCGCTCCGCTTACTACGATAATGTTTGGTGCTGCGGTTTGCTCGCTCGTAGGTGTTCCTGCGTTTGCGATATTCGTGAGCGAATTTAACGTTTTCAAAGGCGCGATAGCCAGCGGTCAATACATAGCCGTAGCATTATTTGCGATCGCGCTCGTAATTATTTTCATCGCGGACTTCGCGCACTTTAATCTAGCGAGCTTCGGTACGCCTAAAGGTGAAGTGGTTTATGCTAAAGAGATGAGCTTGTTTGAAAATTTACCGCTAATCTTGCTTTGCGCTTTAGTGATAATTTTCGGCGTATGGCACGTAGGTGATTTTTGGATGCTCGTCGAAAACGGCGTTAGAATAATGATGAGAGGTTAA
- the hyfE gene encoding hydrogenase 4 membrane subunit, whose protein sequence is MNSIDILAICMIVTSLAVFGLRNLKLSIGIYAIQTLLLVSIFFMLYSNFNAPQLRIWAIVAFFTKVIFVPGILFWLVKKLDVISEDEPVGGFFVSPVIAMGFSLAIAMTINPILLEFSLIQERIVLIAAVTVFMMGIFGFMLRNSFIKQILAYCLFENGIHLSLALMAYNSHELVELGILTDAIFAVIIMSVLAVRFYKAYDGLDTSKASNLRG, encoded by the coding sequence ATGAATAGTATCGATATTTTAGCAATTTGTATGATCGTAACGTCACTCGCGGTATTCGGACTTAGAAATTTAAAGCTTTCGATCGGAATTTACGCGATTCAGACGTTACTTTTGGTAAGCATATTTTTTATGCTGTATTCTAACTTCAATGCGCCGCAGCTTAGAATTTGGGCGATAGTGGCGTTTTTTACGAAGGTTATTTTCGTGCCGGGAATTTTATTTTGGCTAGTTAAAAAGCTGGATGTGATCAGCGAAGATGAGCCGGTAGGCGGCTTTTTCGTAAGCCCCGTTATTGCGATGGGATTTTCGCTAGCGATTGCGATGACAATCAATCCGATCTTGCTTGAATTCTCTCTTATTCAAGAAAGAATCGTTCTAATAGCGGCAGTAACCGTATTTATGATGGGAATTTTTGGCTTCATGCTAAGAAATTCTTTCATCAAGCAAATTCTAGCCTACTGCCTATTTGAAAACGGCATCCACCTAAGCCTTGCGCTTATGGCTTACAACTCTCATGAGCTAGTCGAGCTTGGAATTTTAACCGACGCGATCTTTGCGGTTATCATTATGAGTGTTTTGGCGGTTAGATTTTACAAAGCCTATGACGGACTTGATACGTCTAAAGCTTCGAATTTAAGGGGTTAA